The following coding sequences lie in one Arachis hypogaea cultivar Tifrunner chromosome 9, arahy.Tifrunner.gnm2.J5K5, whole genome shotgun sequence genomic window:
- the LOC112709522 gene encoding uncharacterized protein has product MICCNGRRIRLLLWNIWVRSWTVDVVLCLMFLIRFYVLCFSGGKYPGVSAASLRSRVKSKGLDKEVSSSKAEKVGVGEVEQPKRGRRKVIVKKRKGDVVDLSDVSGDEKDDVPMEDIHRFCENQEKLHGFVERSEGLSLWGRDHPFMITVDEVCQTPSDVSLAEEVGDVAIDQYMQVVGLRLASLGRSREKIHRKVVEKKEDPSLKEELAVKVAKVTELEMKLVEVEKQLKEVKESYAKDVEDLKKTEADLSSLSARMIEVTAQMKESEKNKQGEILDSFLEGFERAVLQARFLAPEVDLSSMDPGKIVQDGVMIEDDGAAEQGDENV; this is encoded by the exons ATGATCTGCTGCAATGGGAGGAGAATAAGGCTGCTGTTGTGGAATATTTGGGTAAGATCTTGGACTGTGGATGTTGTATTATGTCTGATGTTTCTGATTAGGTTTTATGTTTTGTGCTTTTCAGGTGGCAAGTATCCAGGTGTATCTGCGGCGAGTTTAAGGTCTCGTGTGAAGAGCAAGGGTTTGGATAAAGAGGTATCTTCGTCCAAAGCAGAGAAGGTTGGTGTTGGCGAGGTTGAGCAACCAAAACGTGGGAGGAGGAAAGTTATTGTTAAGAAGAGGAAAGGTGATGTGGTGGATTTGTCCGATGTTTCTGGTGATGAGAAGGACGATGTTCCAATGGAAGATATTCATAGGTTTTGTGAGAACCAGGAAaagttgcatggttttgttgaGCGAAGTGAGGGGTTATCGCTTTGGGGAAGAGATCATCCTTTCATGATTACCGTGGATGAGGTATGCCAGACCCCTTCTGATGTTAGTTTGGCGGAAGAGGTAGGGGATGTGGCGATTGATCAGTATATGCAG GTGGTGGGTTTGCGACTTGCGAGTTTGGGGCGCAGTCGTGAGAAGATTCATCGCAAGGTGGTTGAAAAGAAGGAGGATCCGAGTTTGAAGGAAGAATTGGCTGTAAAAGTTGCTAAGGTTACTGAACTTGAGATGAAGTTGGTTGAGGTTGAGAAACAGTTGAAGGAGGTGAAGGAGAGCTATGCTAAGGATGTTGAAGATTTAAAGAAGACAGAAGCTGACTTATCTTCTTTGAGTGCCCGTATGATTGAGGTTACTGCGCAGATGAAGGAGTCGGAGAAGAATAAGCAAGGAGAGATTCTGGATTCCTTCCTTGAAGGTTTTGAGAGGGCTGTTCTTCAGGCGAGGTTTCTGGCTCCCGAGGTTGATTTATCCTCTATGGATCCGGGCAAGATAGTACAGGATGGTGTTATGATTGAGGATGATGGTGCTGCAGAGCAGGGAGATGAGAATGTGTAA
- the LOC112711889 gene encoding putative F-box protein At1g23770, with protein sequence MMMLRVRSMESKETLKIDIPGCWSLQQLKDTISHVISSSSSSSLHLSLNRRDEIHASSPDDSIKSLGIAYGDLVFYTFNPTAFSPETQTLLHKPTPQEPFNSCDVPSIQHSSEILMVDAPSIPEAEKLPSLESSAAETVDMADGSGGEEVVVRKTNSEASFFKRVLKEANGNDVTDLKLLVLAVHAVILESGFVRADKISPLSVGSSPILDEWPSASASSISLRYTLPEILTSDSGVSRTVLLKFQTLGHLVNVYGSLFDDAGSEVHRVSLDKRKFAKPLKLMLENFESKDNLDDDAVVDQQSEIFELWKMVKDRLALPLLIDLCDKAGLDPPPCFMRLPTELKIMILERLPGVDVARMACLCTELEYLSGNNDLWRKKFEEEFGVDGRRAVFFKELFALHWGTRKRSMRPVFPIQMRQRPYALFPARRDRNPFGIPSIVGGDYDRLPGFGQQFPTYSPRRTFLPPCHRGGFHH encoded by the coding sequence ATGATGATGCTGAGAGTCAGATCCATGGAATCCAAAGAAACCCTAAAGATCGACATCCCCGGTTGCTGGTCATTGCAGCAACTCAAAGACACCATTTCACATGTCAtctcatcatcttcatcttcttctcttcatctatcCCTCAACAGGCGGGACGAAATCCACGCTTCCTCGCCGGACGACTCCATCAAATCTCTAGGCATCGCCTATGGAGACCTCGTCTTCTACACCTTCAACCCCACCGCCTTCTCCCCCGAAACTCAAACCCTCCTTCACAAACCCACCCCACAAGAACCATTCAATTCATGTGACGTGCCCTCGATTCAACACTCTTCTGAAATCCTCATGGTTGACGCTCCCTCGATTCCCGAGGCGGAAAAGCTTCCGTCTTTGGAGTCTTCAGCTGCGGAAACCGTCGATATGGCTGATGGGTCTGGTGGagaggaagtggttgtcaggaagaCCAATTCCGAAGCTTCGTTCTTCAAAAGGGTGTTGAAAGAAGCGAATGGAAATGACGTTACCGACCTCAAGTTGTTGGTTCTCGCGGTACATGCTGTTATTCTGGAATCTGGGTTCGTTCGTGCTGATAAGATTTCGCCTTTGTCGGTTGGTTCCTCTCCTATTCTGGATGAGTGGCCTTCAGCTTCAGCTTCTTCGATATCGTTGAGGTATACTCTGCCTGAGATTCTAACTAGTGATTCTGGTGTTTCGCGTACTGTGTTATTGAAATTTCAGACATTAGGGCATCTTGTGAATGTTTATGGGTCTTTGTTTGATGATGCTGGGTCGGAGGTCCATAGGGTGTCTTTGGATAAGCGTAAATTTGCCAAGCCCTTGAAGTTGATGCTGGAAAATTTTGAATCCAAGGATAATCTTGATGATGATGCTGTTGTTGATCAACAAAGTGAGATTTTTGAGTTGTGGAAGATGGTGAAGGATAGGCTTGCATTGCCATTATTGATTGATCTTTGTGACAAAGCTGGATTGGATCCTCCACCGTGTTTTATGAGGCTCCCCACAGAACTTAAGATCATGATTTTGGAGCGTCTTCCTGGTGTTGATGTGGCAAGGATGGCTTGCTTGTGTACAGAACTGGAATACCTGTCTGGCAATAATGACCTCTGGAGGAAGAAGTTTGAGGAGGAGTTTGGAGTTGATGGGCGTAGAGCGGTGTTCTTTAAGGAGTTATTTGCTTTACACTGGGGAACAAGGAAGAGATCGATGCGACCGGTTTTTCCTATTCAAATGAGGCAACGACCTTATGCATTATTCCCAGCAAGGAGGGACCGTAATCCTTTTGGAATACCTTCAATTGTGGGTGGAGACTATGATCGGCTCCCAGGATTCGGTCAACAATTCCCTACATACTCACCAAGGCGGACTTTCCTCCCACCGTGTCACCGTGGAGGATTCCATCACTAG